The following are encoded in a window of Lacinutrix sp. WUR7 genomic DNA:
- a CDS encoding thiol-disulfide oxidoreductase DCC family protein: protein MNQLPKHKQLILFDGVCNLCNSTVQYVIKHDKKDVFRFAPLQSAIGQTIIAKYHIDPVKTDSILLYSNENGLKVKSTAALYIAKHLGFPNNIMVVFLIVPTFIRNSVYNYIAKNRYKWYGKKDACMIPTPELKDKFLG from the coding sequence ATGAACCAATTACCAAAACATAAACAACTAATCTTATTTGATGGTGTTTGCAACTTATGCAACAGCACAGTACAATATGTGATAAAACACGATAAGAAAGATGTGTTTCGGTTTGCGCCTTTGCAAAGTGCTATTGGTCAAACCATAATAGCCAAGTATCATATAGATCCTGTAAAAACGGATTCTATACTACTCTACTCTAATGAAAATGGATTGAAAGTGAAATCTACAGCTGCATTGTATATTGCCAAGCATTTAGGTTTTCCGAATAATATAATGGTCGTGTTTTTAATTGTACCAACGTTTATACGGAATAGCGTGTACAACTACATTGCTAAAAACAGGTATAAATGGTATGGTAAAAAAGATGCTTGTATGATACCTACTCCCGAATTAAAAGATAAGTTTTTAGGATAA
- a CDS encoding sulfurtransferase: MVNISISEPVVSVDWLYKNRAATNLVILNATIPKIVNGSAVFPEETQIPNTRFFDIKKKFSNVEDAFPSAFPSEAQFTASTQELGINKDSAIVVYDEKGIYSSARVWWLFKAFGYDNVAVLNGGFPEWKQKEFPIEIKQTHPVQVGDFQARKQPGYMLFFDDILKIQEDKNYTILDARSAGRFNGSIAEPREGLRSGTIPNSINLPFEDLLENKKLLSEEQLKTVFKSATTKEEHLVFSCGSGITACVLALAADRLGYNNVAVYDGSWTEYGSLIDNNNKMHWTKNELIAYTLLYAANSNFEEDNKERNLIIEKVDMQTFQKIHDEFDADNDYQSIQKIQAGLKEHHFTKEDIDKLLVEIKKMFFADGEFDVMERITYRSLNKLFNL, translated from the coding sequence ATGGTGAATATTTCTATTTCAGAACCTGTAGTTTCCGTAGACTGGTTATATAAAAACCGAGCTGCGACTAATCTTGTTATTTTAAATGCTACCATTCCTAAAATAGTAAATGGAAGTGCCGTTTTTCCGGAAGAAACACAAATACCAAATACGCGATTTTTCGATATTAAAAAGAAGTTTAGTAATGTAGAGGATGCCTTTCCAAGTGCCTTTCCTTCCGAAGCACAATTTACTGCCTCTACACAAGAATTAGGTATTAATAAAGACAGTGCCATTGTAGTTTATGATGAAAAAGGGATTTACTCCAGCGCCAGAGTTTGGTGGCTTTTTAAAGCTTTTGGTTATGATAATGTTGCTGTTTTAAATGGCGGATTCCCAGAATGGAAACAAAAAGAATTTCCTATTGAAATAAAACAAACGCATCCCGTACAAGTTGGTGATTTTCAAGCCAGAAAGCAACCTGGTTATATGTTGTTTTTTGATGATATTTTAAAAATTCAAGAAGACAAAAACTATACTATCTTAGATGCAAGATCTGCAGGTAGATTTAATGGAAGTATTGCCGAACCCAGAGAAGGACTGCGAAGTGGAACGATACCTAACTCTATAAACCTTCCGTTTGAAGATTTATTAGAGAATAAAAAGCTACTATCTGAAGAACAGTTAAAAACAGTTTTTAAAAGTGCAACCACTAAGGAGGAGCATCTTGTTTTTTCTTGTGGTTCTGGAATTACAGCTTGTGTTTTAGCTTTAGCAGCAGATCGTTTAGGATATAATAATGTTGCTGTTTATGATGGTTCTTGGACAGAATACGGAAGTTTAATAGATAACAATAATAAGATGCATTGGACTAAAAACGAATTAATTGCTTATACTTTATTATACGCTGCAAACTCTAATTTTGAAGAAGATAATAAAGAAAGAAACCTAATCATTGAAAAAGTAGACATGCAAACCTTTCAGAAAATTCATGATGAGTTTGATGCAGATAATGATTATCAGAGTATTCAAAAAATTCAAGCAGGTCTAAAAGAACATCACTTCACAAAAGAGGATATCGATAAACTACTTGTAGAAATAAAAAAGATGTTTTTTGCAGATGGAGAGTTTGATGTTATGGAGCGTATTACCTATAGAAGCTTGAATAAATTATTCAATTTATAG